CTTTGATATGTAGTGTAGTAATCCACTCTATACTAAAAGATTCCACATCAGTGGTCTATAATTGATGTGTAGTGTATACTATTCCATTTTATCACAGACTTTTCTTAAATAGCCAAGCAACCTCACAATGAGGAAAGAACAATAGAAAATCACACTATTCATAGCACCAACCTGCTTAAAACAATAATTaaatttgatatatatatttgagaAAGGAAGTTGTTGCCCAAATGGCAGGCAAATTTAATAATGAAGGTTAATGATCACATGGTTCACCCTTATACATTGTGACATAAAGAATTCTAATCCACGGGTTAGGGACAAGGAACTCATATGTTGTCATAGAAAATCAATGTATCCTATCAATCTCACTAGCAggagattccaatccaatgctTTTAACCAGAGGAGGAAAACCCTGGCTGTGCTCCTTTTTAATACACTGTAttagttcaaataaaaaaaaagtcaaaaccaTAGTTACCAACCTACCATATCATAGAGCACTTAACAGTTGTCTCACCCAACTAAATCTCACCAGATATGCTGTGGACAATTAAAATCACTAAACCATGTTTGTTTTGAAAACAGAACCAATCctaccttcttctcctccatctctctttgTGCTACCCCTGTTTTTAATCTTCAATTCTCCAATGCACACTACTTCCAATCCCAACCCAAACTCGAAAAGTGTCTCAGGAAACAAAACCAAGCATATTGCTAACATGAAATCTTCAACCCAATTGCCTCTTCAAGTCAAGCTCCTCATCTTTGGCTTCTTCCTTGCTTTCCTCCTCTTGATGTTCAGATCAAGCTTCTCACCTTACCAAAACAACCCATTATCTTCCATGGCAGAAATCAAATCAACAGCAATATGGAACAAGATCCCATCACCATTAGTCCAAGCTCTGATCCACTACTCAACCTCAAACATCACCCCACAACAAACATCCAAAGAGATATCAGTTTCAGCTAGAGTCCTAGACAAGAAGTCCCCCTGCAACTTCCTCGTATTTGGCCTTGGCCATGACAGCCTCCTCTGGAGCTCATTGAATTATGGTGGCCGAACAGTTTTTCTAGATGAAGATGAGTCATGGATCAAGCAAATCAAGCAGAATTTTCCAGATTTAGAAGCATATCATGTTGTGTATGAAACCAAAGTGAGAAATGCAGCGAACCTCTTGAGGATTGGTAAGGAAAAGGATTGTACAGTTGTGAGTGATGCAGAGAATTCTAAGTGTCAGCTCATGCTGAAGACTTTACCAAGTGTGGTCTATGAATTAGAGTGGGATTTGATAATGGTGGATGCGCCGACTGGCTTCCACGATGATGCACCAGGGAGAATGGGAGCTATCTATACTGCTGGAATGATGGCTAGGAataggaaggaaggagagactGATGTTTTCGTCCATGATGTGAACAGGGAGGTGGAGGATAAGTTCTCCAGGGCCTTACTGTGTGAAGGGTACATGAAGAAGCAAGAAGGTCTTCTTAGGCACTTCACAATTCCTAGTCACATAGCCAACCCTGGTAGGCCATTTTGCCCTTCCACCTAGAGGAGAT
The nucleotide sequence above comes from Telopea speciosissima isolate NSW1024214 ecotype Mountain lineage chromosome 3, Tspe_v1, whole genome shotgun sequence. Encoded proteins:
- the LOC122656503 gene encoding glucuronoxylan 4-O-methyltransferase 1-like, with translation MFVLKTEPILPSSPPSLFVLPLFLIFNSPMHTTSNPNPNSKSVSGNKTKHIANMKSSTQLPLQVKLLIFGFFLAFLLLMFRSSFSPYQNNPLSSMAEIKSTAIWNKIPSPLVQALIHYSTSNITPQQTSKEISVSARVLDKKSPCNFLVFGLGHDSLLWSSLNYGGRTVFLDEDESWIKQIKQNFPDLEAYHVVYETKVRNAANLLRIGKEKDCTVVSDAENSKCQLMLKTLPSVVYELEWDLIMVDAPTGFHDDAPGRMGAIYTAGMMARNRKEGETDVFVHDVNREVEDKFSRALLCEGYMKKQEGLLRHFTIPSHIANPGRPFCPST